The Phycodurus eques isolate BA_2022a chromosome 5, UOR_Pequ_1.1, whole genome shotgun sequence DNA segment GCAATTGACATTTTCCAAAATGGGCCATCTGTAAGGGATATTTTCCACAGAAGCCTCGCAATATATCGATTTGCCGTTAATCTGAGATCATCATCATGGCCGGTAGTGACCTGTAAAAGAAATTGGCTCCGATTATGAAGACCAcatcatttttctttattaattttTGGGCGTACCAAGGCCATCAGACCGCATTGGCGAGCACCCCtgttgaaaacaacaaaaaaagtaattttgtaGATATTCTTGAACTAATATGTGATGAATATATATGGTTTACCTCCCACCGGCGtcatctttttgtctttttcggGAAACGGCTTGCCCGGGACGAGTGGAACAGCCGTCAGCCACACAACAAACCGTTTTGACCAAAATCCGCTTCAAATGGCCCAAAACTGTCCGAGGCTAATGCGAGGCCACGCGTGCGTCCGTGAACTACGGAGCACGGGATTAACCCATGCGGAGCAAGTTCGCTGAGCTCAGAGCGTCCAGACTTTCTTTTTTACTTGGACTAAAAGTACTTACTTCGGGTCCCGATACTGTTCATTCGCATCCTAAGGCTAATGTAGCATCTTTCTCTACAATAGTCATTAGCATCTCAGAGCTAGTCATCAATACCCATGAGCCAGTCATTAGCATCCAAGTGCTCAGCTCACGGTTGCTATGACTAGCTCCGAGATGCTAAAGATGCTAATGACTAGCTCATGGGTGCTCATCACTAGCTTCTGGATGCTAGAGACTAGCTCACGGATGCTAATGTGTAGTTTAGGAATGCCAAATTAGCTTACAGAAGCTAATGACTCGCTTAAGGATGCTAAACTACCTCACGGATGCTAATGACTAGCTTAGAGAGCGAGACTATCCCCTAGATCAGTGATTCCTAACCAGTGTGCTATGAGCGATCGTCCGGTGTGACATGGGAAATGATCAAAGTtgacttaactgctcaaaacacTATTGATTTACAAGAACTaacgtatctttgttcctctattcatatgccagtgaggcatcgtgacagacagaacaaataaatgctcttctatttgaGGGCAGGAAGTACACACAGTCATGAATGTGAATctagactttgtgacatttttgtttgttggtgtgctgtgagattttccaattgtaaaatatgtgccttcgctccataaaaCCACTGCCCTAGATGCTAATCACTAGCTCTTGGATGCTATTGACGAGCTCATGCTAATAAGTACCACGCACCAGTTCATGGATGTTTGTAACTAGTTTATAGATGCTAAATTAGCCCACGGATGCTAAACTGGCTCTTTGGATGCTTATCACAAGCTCACGAATGCTAACGAGCAGCTCGCTTTGGCTGACTTTTGCGGTAGTCGTGTGATGCCGGCGTGCGTGTGTCACAGGTGATCCGGCGCACAGTGACATCAGAGGGCGAAGTGATCCCGGTGAGCCAGCTGGACGTTCAAGTGGAAAACCCTCTGAGGAGCAATGGCATCTTCCTGGTGTCGCCGCTCATCATCAGCCACACGCTGGAGAGAGGAAGTCCACTCTACGACCTGTCCGCTCACACACTCGCCGCCGCTGACATCGAGGTCATCGTCATCCTGGAAGGTCAAGTAGCGCCACCTAGTTGTTAAAGCTTGTAAAGAGTCGACGTGACGATCATTAGTAGTTGCCAACATGACCGCGGTAACGTGGCTTTGTAGCGCAAATCACTCGTCCGTCCATCCGTCTTCTTACGCTTATCCGGTGTCGGGCCTCGGCTGCGGCTAAAAACTCTGTCCGCGAAGTAATCCGTGCACTGTATTTAGCTACGCGTGCACGAATAGTACAATGATTGATTGATCTGAGTGAATTCAACATGGCAGGGACAGTCGCGGGTTTTCTTATCAATGAACGTTCCGATGTGAGGAGACATTCCGAACCAGACCCCCTCAACGCCTCCGCgtcacctagaaattctgtccgtaaAGGTCACGAacggaatcggtgacaaagggcagcctcggcggaagtccaaacctcaccggaaacgaattCGACCTACTGCCGGCAACGCAGACCGAACTGtgacaccggtcgtacggggaccgaacagcccgtattaaGGGTCTGGTACCCTgacaatcataataatacagtaataaaGATCACACTGGGCTAATAGACCAACTGCTTCGCGGCATTTGAATTCATTCCAGTGGTGGAAATGTTGTGCGATTGACTGCGATTGTTCCGTTGTTCAGGCGTGGTGGAGACGACGGGCATCAGCATGCAGGCGCGGACATCGTACACGCCTGAAGAGATTTTGTGGGGTCGCCGCTTCGTGTCCGTCGTGAGCGAGGAGGAAGGCCGCTACTGCGTCGACTACTCCAAGTTCGGCAACACGCTTCCCGTGCGCATGTCTTCGCTCAGCGCCAAAGAATTGGACCAGACGCGCGGCGTCCGAGAGGGCGGCGCCGCCGACGCGCAGCCGCAGGGATGGGGGCCGGTCCGGGCAGGGAGGGGCGGGTTCCGGAGGGGGGGGCGGGCCTCCGAGGGCGCCGCCTCCCGACCCTGGTACGACCCAGACGACGAGGAGGCGGAGCCGAGCGGGCCCGAGAAGGCCGTTCGGCTCGAGGTGATCGGACGCCGGACGCGCGACTGAGCACTCGGCCCGCGCCCGCGACTTCCTTTTTGCTCCGACAGGAAGTGATACGACGAGACGGCCGAGACGCACGTcggacacgcgcgcgcgcgcacaggTCATTAGACTCCAGACAACGTGAGACAAAAGAGGACAAACGTTTGGTTTTCGTCTTTATTGACTTCCCACCCGGAGGTCGTTCGACCTCACAGCCAGGGCGCGAGCGCACTCAGCAGCCAGCCAATCAGCAGCAGCGGGCCGGGTGTGGCCACGCCCACCGCACCGCTGGAGTTGCACAAGTTGTTGTTGCAGCAGCGGTACGAAAACGACGACATGGACGGAAACATCTGGGACAAGCGAGAGTTGTCGCAGTCCGTGTAGCGGATACACTGGCGCACTGTCTTGCCgcctacgcacacacacacacacacgccagaAACATAATAAACGCTTAAGAACAATTacacattaaaaatgcattcatatacacagacatacacatacgtagacacacacacacacacacacacgatgcatACACAGCctgaacacattcacacacattaaacacacccacacggaacaaacacacatacagtcccgtccaaaaatattagaacatcaaggtcaattcctttgtttttgctgtatacttaagacatttgggtttcagatcaaaagacgaATAGGAGACGAAAGTTCAGaagtccagcttttatttcacggTATTTACAGCTGGGTGTGTTGTACGACTCGGGACAGAGCAGACCGATGGGTGTCTCCAGTTGCTctggtgttgccttttagatggATTAGTTAAAcgttagatagtgcttgtttttagcTTCGGGTATCACCTGCGAAAACTGCATTCGCTGTTAAGCAAACGtgaagagcagagagctgtctgtgggagaaaagcaaaccatttggaagctgagagaagaggggaaaTCCAACAGCGCTATTGCACGACCATTGGGCCTCGCCAATACAACCGGTTGGAATGTCTTGGAAAAAGAAAGAAGCTACCGGCGGACCGAGCGACGGACATCGAACGGGTCGGCCGAGGGTATCGACAGCGGTCGATGACAGAAACACGGTGAGGGCGGCGAAGAAACACTCGAAAGACAACAGTCGGTGACATCACTCCCGACCTCCGcggggcaggggtgaaggtatcgcGGGCcgctgttcgaagaagactttcagAGAAGAACTACGCAGGCCGTACCGCGAGATGCAAACCGCTCATCGGcgaaaagaatcggaaggccggATCGGATTTTGCAAAGTCGTACGGAGAAGAGCCGCAAAGGTTTACGGACTGATGAGACCGAGATGAACCTCGAGCAAAGTGgcggaaaggccaaagtatgaagaaagaaaggatctgcttaggATCCAAAACGCACAAGCTCATCTGCGAAGCGCGGTGGAGGTCATGTCGCGGCTCGGGCTCGCGTGGGTGCTTCTGGAAGGGCCTCGCTCGTCTTTATCGACGATGTCACTCACGACGGTAGCAGCAGAGCGAATTGTTAAGtcgacaaaaccattttgtccgGCAATTTACAgacaaatgcatccaaactcaCGGGGAGACGCTTCATCACGCAACAAGacgatgacccaaaacacactgccaacacaacaaaggacttcattaggggggaaaagtggaaggtctgtgactggccaagtcaatcaccggacctaaACCCAATAGAGCGTGCATTTTCCCTCtcgaagaggagactgaagggagaaccccccagaaacaaacattaactgaaagaggctgcagtaaaggcctggaaaagtcAAGTCAacgggtcgcaggcttgatgcttAGTCGTGTCTGTCTCattacttttgctcacttgaaaagtgggtggcttcaaacaaaaggtgctctgtcctgagttgtacAACACACCCAGCTGGAAATACAATGAACTAAAAGCTGGACTTCTGAACTTTCGTCTCATATTGGCCTTTCgatctgaaacccaaacgtCTTCGGTGTGCAACAAAAGcaaaggaattgactttgccgttccaatacttttggagaggGGGCTGTCCAACTCgcatacaaaaatacacatacTGCATATCATAAAAACGCATACGCGCACGACAATCCCATCGtaagcacgcacacacgtgaTGTGGAACGAGAGTCGAGGTCACGGCGCCGGCCGACCTTGGACGCCGAGGGTCAGGCAGGCGTCCTCGTACGCGCACTCGTGGACGTCGTCGCATCGGCCGGTGTAGTCGGAGCAGCGGTAGCAGCGGAGAGCGCCGCCTGCGGGACGCGGCAGAGCGGCACGTCGCCACGGCGGCCGGAGAAACGCACGGAAAGTTGCGGGAAGTTACTCGTCGGGACAAGTTTGGACTCATAGAACACAATTGCGCAGCTCGTGTCGGTCAGTGGACGTCTTGTTAGTCGGTGAGTTGCTAAAAAGTGTCCGGTCTACTTTTCACACGGAAATAAAAAGTATAACTTCACCTCGCTGCACGAAGGTCGTCATCGTCAAGACCAGGACCAGGACCGGGACCGGGACCGGGAGTCGGTCTGCGCGCGGCATCGTCTCCTCTTCTTCTGCTCCGATCGACTCGACACGCCAACCGCGCGGATGCGTGAAAACGCGCACGTCAAGGCGTCTTTGTCCTCGTCGTCctacgcgcgcgcacacaaagaCGCACTCACATCAGGACACACAAAGGCCGATTGACAGTTGCCGTTGCGGTCGCCTTGCGCCGCTGAGTGGAAAATTGGCCCAAATGTGCCCGCTGATTACGGAACGAACACTGAAGTCGTTTCACAGCGCAAACAAACGTCGAGGCAAGAAAGACGGACGCTGTCCCGTCGGCTCGGTCGCTGGTTAGCCGGTCAGTTAAGTTAGTTGGTTGTTTACATACGGCGGGAGGAAAATGTACGCGAAGCCTTTGGAATTTCCTCAATTTCAAAGATACGAATGTTAGGGGTCCGTTCAAATTcctatttgcattgtttatatgtgaggAAATACATGAACTTCACTTCCAGAAAGTTGTCAACTATACTTGAGCTAAAAAAGGAGGTTTTTATGACGCGTTATTGagccctccccgaacatacccgaagctcgaGGCGCCGGCCTGCGGTTACTCTACCCGCCGCGATTGCCCAAGGCGGCGCGCTACGCTCCGTacgcaagaggaggaggatttcgacgtgcAGGAGCGCCCGACTGAACTCCGAGTTCTCtcgctggcggttgaggtcccggcAGCCGCAGGAAAAACAGTCGGCGAACTGCACTCGTGTGTCCCATGCTTTCTGCGAAatgtttctcaaaacacgccggttcgaagtgatcggcGCACAGTTCGGAATGCTCGCTAGGCACCCGGAGCCGACCGCGTTTCGGGTGACTTTCCCCGTCCGCCGCTCACGTCTTCCTTTTTCACTCGGAAAGCCAAAGAAACGCTTGGCGCCGCCTGAACCGTTTGTCCGACCGAACGCCACACAATAAACCGCCGTGACGTCGCTAAATCATACGCGTCGCTCGATGTGCTCGCCCGGAGGTGATCACTTGCTCATAAGTCCCAGACAGACGGCGTGGGAAATAGAATCACCGGAAACGGACCGCAGCGAGCCGGAGGCCCGGTCGAGGCCGGCGAAGGCCCGGTCGAGACCGGCCGACGGCGAGCGAGCCGAGTTTGAAACGTCCGTCGAAGCGGTCCGGAAACTCCTTTGAAAGGAGCGAGCGAGTCTTTCCCAGTCCGTGATTTCGCTTAAGACGAATGCAAACGCGGCGCACGGGTTCAGAGCGCACAGACACGCCGGCAGCCATCTTGGATTGACGTGTCGGTCGACTTCTTCCTGCTTCGTTGcctcgcgcgcgcacacgcagaTACTGGAAAAGAGGAAGTGAAGATGGAGTGAGGAGGTTTCAGTTTCTTTTAATGAGAAAGTCGTCAAGACACGGACGGACACCATGCGGCGATCTACAGGTGACGGCGACACTTTTTGCGCTCGACTCGGCGGACATCTTTTGACCCTTTCCTCACACACTCACGGcattgtgtgcgcgcgtgtgtcagGAGGAGGTTCGCATTTGACCACCGGGGAGCTTCAGCAGCAGTTCCGAGAGATGAAAAACTCCGACACGCGTCCCAAACTTCTCTTTCACGTCTCGGACGCGCAGCGAGATGGACGACGCGCCGGCTGCGCGCATGTGGAGGTGCGTCGCGCAACACACGATACGCGCTAAACACCGCGTGGGCGCGGGTGTGTACATTGCATTGAGGGTGTGTAGAGTGTGAACAATGTCGGCGTGTAAATCAGCACGTCGCCGGAGTGCGGTAAGATGAGCCGCTTTTTACGTTCGGCCCGGACGTGAGGAAAGATCGCGCagaaatacaatgaaaacatcCAACTTTATTGAAGGACGTCTCCGATCAAATCCCATCGTCGGAACGCATCTGCGACAAAGCCACGCACATTAAGGACCTCTCGGAAAAGCGCTCCTGGCGGCCTAAATGGCATCGAGCCGGCGGGTGAGTCGAGCCGCCCGTGGGTCAAACCTCCAAAAGCATTCTGCCGCTTGATCCAAAGAACGATTCCGTCGTGCAAGGGTCAAGGTCGCGGGGGGACAGGAAGGTCGCTTCTTCGGCCTCATCGTTTTCCTCCGTGGCAAAGGTGGCTTTCTTACCGCCGGCGACCAAATCGGAGAAATCTCGTGTCTTCTAACGGGGAGGCAAAATCACTTCCCTCCGCCGTTCGCGACGACCTTCGAGGGGGTCGCTCAGAAACTCAGGCTCGTCCTCCGTGGAGCCGTTCACGTGATTTTATATGTCGGAAAATCACCGACatggctgttttgttttttttcagccccaaaatgagtcacttCGATCGGCCCGCGAAGGCTTTGCGCGCGGTCACGTGACCGCCTCGTGCCATCGGAGTCAAACGACCCCAGCGGTCACGTCGGATCGGCGCGAGGGCGCCCTATGcgaagatgaagtctaaaaatagatcgtgcACTCAATAATGGTACTGTCGATCAtcgattcttcttcacataaatactcaagtacaagtAAGAAAGAAGTATGGTGAATGTAAAAGTCAGTCCAAttgatccaaaatgttacttgagtcgACGTAGCGTGACCTCCCACCTCTGTCCGCAACTAATAGATGATCAAactaaaagacaaatatttggaTCATCGAGTAATCGTGGAAtgacattgtttaacttaattTCTGTCGTCCCGCACGAAAGCGGAGTAATTATCTTTGGGTTTTCTCAAAaagagacatttgcaaacatctggggaaaaaaagcaacaattttCCGACTGCTGCCGCGGAGCAAAACAGGAACGTTCTCGTAAAGCATTTATGTTCGTGCATTTTTATGCGCTGTCaatttcctgtttttgaataaatcccATTCATCGAGTCACATTATTCGATTGTGAAGAAACGGTGAGTTGCGGAGCAGCATTATTCAAGTGCGTACAATGCTGGCGATGTGTAGTGCGTGCAAtagtttccatggcaacactATGTGCTCCTCAGGTGGCGCTGTTGAGCACCGGAACCTTCAGTCCTCGTCACGTGACGGTCGGGCGGAGCTACGCCGACTTTTCCCGCTTCCACCGCCGGCTGAAGACGGAGTTCGGAGAGGAGCTGGAGGGGGTGGAGCCACCGGGCCCGCGCCTCTGCGGGCGGGGTTTAGCGCCGCAGGAATACCTGAGCCGAGCCTTCGCCGTTTGCGGGCACTCGCCGCTTTTTGCGCAATTCCTGACGGAGCGGGAGCGCGCCGGCGCCGCGGCGCTGATGCGCGCCGGACGCTACGCGGACGCGCTGGAGCACCTCGGCAGCGTCCTCGCCGTCCACGAGAAGCTTTTGCCTTGGCAGAGGTACGCTAGCGAAATGGCCGACATCGACCCTCCGTTGACAGAGCGAGATAAGACGAGCAATTTGGAAATACAGTCGTCCCTCCACTTCATCGCGCATTTTTGttacctaacctaacctaaccctaacccttaatcGGCCAGTCGATCTCATTGGCTGATATGATATGAGCCATTTTCAAATCTTTTTGCCGAtgtttgcctctttttttttttaaaacacattaacaaagatcatgacattcaaacaaaccaaaggggacaaaaaacaaacgtttgtccatttctttctgtgtttgtttgtgtgtgtgccctgcgattggctggcgaccggttcagggtgtaccccgcctcccgcccgaaaatCGCTggccccgcgacccgcgtgaggacaagcggaacggaagatgaatgaatgaacggatgaatggatgttcTCATTACTGTGGCCTCTGTGTGAGCGTCCGGACGTGAGCTGTGGCCTACTCCAGCTCCTTCCCAGCGTTGTCATGTGGCATTTGTGCGTTTGCACTTGCCCACTTGCGAGGGCATCACACGACTTGAATTGCTCTTCAAGCTTGTTCTTAACTCCGCTTTTGGCGGGCAGCtagaaaaaataaactgattttcCTTTCCGTTCGCGAATCGCAGGCAGACGTCGACGACGGCGGCGGTCCCCGCGCTGGCCGCCGCGGCCGTGTGCCACCGCGACCTGGGGCGCCCCCGGGAGGCGCTGGCCGCCGCCCGCCGGGCGCTGCCCCCCGTCCGGCGCTACGGGATGCGCCGCTACCGAGCGCCTCTGCTGCGCCTCCTGGTGGACTGGGAGCACGGCGCGGGGCGACCGGCGGCCCGGCTGCAGGAGGAGCTGACGGCGGCCGAGGACGGACGCCCCGCCTCCGCGCGCTCCCTGAAGGAGGTcgcgctggaggacttggccGACTGAAACGGGAAGCGTTTTTCACGTGTGTCCACTAGAGGCGCCGTTCAAACTCTCCTCCTTCATCTCGTCtccttttttcttgtattaacGAATTCCaaatcactgagtgggaaatgCTCCAAATAACGTCGAGGCAACCCCGCCGACAGTTGTGGTGCAAATTCCTCTTTGGCGGAATCATTAAGGAAGCGATCTGGTCTGTatttttggcaaataaaaagagcaaaagaaaGAGAGGGGGAGACGGCCGGCTGACCGCGTGCTCCTCGCAAGCtgcccctctctctctcaagccgaaacacaaagaaaaagaaaaagatgaggaGGACGCTCGGTCAGTCAGATTCGGGACATTTCCATCATCGGCTGCGGGAACGAACAGACAAAAGACAAGCTCAGACATCCCGGAGAAAGAGAATTCATCAGAAAGGCGAAGACGAGCCGTCTTGCTCGTGACTCGCCGATTGGCCTACTTgaggatgttttctttttgggactCGTCGGCCATTATTATCTTTGATTTGAGTTTTTTGCCTCAGATAGAAGGACTGCTTTGGCGCCGCCGGGAAACTACGTCGAAGTGAGCCGCGGCGCTTCGTTTCGACAAAAGTCGTGTTTTTGGGGGTGTCGCGTACAATGAACcccgcatatttgcagtttattgactgaaaactcacctatttgcggcAGGGGCGGTTCGACATGCACATAGTGTACGTTCGTCGCTCGTCGAGTGACAGGCAGGAGAAGGGGCGTGGCCCATCGCCAACGTGTTCTTCGACTGACGAGGAGGAGGGAATCCGTTTGGAAGGCGAGCGTCGACGAGATCGTTCGGCCGACAGACGGAATTCACGCCACCCCTAAAAATAATCGGGAAATTGCCTCTCGGGCCACTTAAGGTCAGGACAATGAAAACACTTGAAATCCAACCCAATATGCAGCTAACATCTCAAAAGCGGCAGCGATCAGCAGCAAGAAAGTTTGGCAAAAAGAGgccacctttcaaatgaaatCTTAAGGAAACTCCAcagctcacttcaacatagttccttgtaactaactaactttttttttttttttaataataatcgATTGTTCTGTTGgttatttttggtttatttttgaatttgtatcccttgattaaaaaacattattgttttcaatctttgctgaaatgcacaaacatagATTCTGATTGAGTTACTGCTTGTGAATGATCCACCATAAGATCTGTCAGAGAGAGGGCAAAATTGTTCATCATTATTTTCCAAAACTAAAGCAGATATTTGCAAATATCTTGTTTTgatgaaatgcaaaaataatcaataaacatcttcaagttcctgggaattacaatctctcaggacctgaagtgggcgaccgacatcgactccgtcctcaaaaaggcccagcggaggatgtacttcctgcggcttctgagaaagcacggcctgccgcaggagctgctgagacggttctacacagcggtcatcgaatcggtcccgtgttcttccatcgcagtctggttcggtgctgctacaaaaaaagacaaactccgactgcgacggacaatcaaaactgctgaaaggattgtcggtacccccctacccgccattgaggacttgcacgctgccagaactaagacaagggcgtgcaaaatcctctcggaccctccgcaccccggtcaccggctcttccggctccttccctcaggtaggcgctaccgatcaacgcaaactagaactagtagacattccaacagcttcttccctcttgcgatcaacttcttaaacacctaacctataattccattacaacaagctggcaattttttgacttgagttcgttgtcacatttctgtggggccaatgatgtatgactcgtgcactcactgtagttgtctcgccacgctgcactatttgcatatacctggccactcgtgccagagtagcatctgctccatttgcacactgattgaggagtatctgtaacatttgcacaaccgacattgtcccagatgatcgcactactcgtcacttgaaaccgcatccgctcctggaagtctcggcgccctttgcacgatggtcattgcaccggactattgcaatattagtcgttcgaactgctctaagtgctagaggactctgcatctttttgcacgatTGTCAAAaaagatataataaaataaaatatattgtaccggcattaccagataacgagcaaccctttattgcccagtgactgtttttcgtcaatgtcttcatgtctccaaagcgttctctgtcaatcgactgtctgttgtcgtactcgagcggctccaacgaccggagacaaattccttgtgtgttttttggacatacttggcaaataaagaggattctgattctgattccataGAATGTGCCCATGATGCAACGCGGCGTGATGACACGTTTCCAAAATATATTTGCGGCGGCACTCGACTCTCCATTGCTTTCGTGAGTTCTTGTTTCTCCTGCGCATGCGCGGCTCGTCTTGTAGCGCACGCCTGCAACCTTTCACCTCCGTCGTacgtttgtttcttttctgttgtttttcttgttctttcgtTCCGTCGGCGGCCTGGCAAGTCGTTCGTCGTGTTGCCAAACTTTCAGGATGTCGTCCGACTCACTCAAACTCTCCAAAAACCTCCTGCGCATGAAAGTAAGTCACGCCGAGCTAGCTTAGCCGCCGGGCTGCTAACTGCCGCCATCGCACACGGAAACGCACCGTTTGAGCGTTTACAATGACGTCACGTATGTGCGACGTGTGTTGTTTGTAGTTCATGCAGCGAGGTCTGGACGCCGAGACGAAGAAGCAGCTGCAAGACGACGAGAAAAAGATCATCAGTGACGAGCACTGGTACCTGGACCTGCCCGAACAACACACGCGAGAGTAACTGACACACACAAGACAATCATCATTTCAAGGCTGGGCGataaaaccttaaaatgacaaaaatccgatgtccagtttaaaaaaaaaaaaaaaagtcactctgCTTCTAGAGAAATCAACTGACAATGACCTTAGAATAAATAGTTtaggtttttcttttgttagaATCCACAGTGCCCAAGTCAGATCAACCTATCAGAGACCGAAGGCACGACAGACGATGTGTCAACATGACCCTAACTGACACTAACCCTCCGAGGCGCTCCCCCCGCACACCCTCGCAGCCTGGAGCTGACCTGTtagcttgggcttcaggagaTTTGCTGAAACTATTTTGGAATATCCGCCTCGGGAAAAATCAAGAAAATTGCCATCTTCGGTTTGCCAGTAACCGGAAAACAGAAGCCGAGCGATGCGGAATTAGCGACATATCGAATCAATATGTGgtgatctcttttttttaattctaataGGTTGTATATTCCCCGAAAATACAACTTGAAACCGATAACATTTGGTGTCGCGGTAGCAATCGGTCGGGGCTTACAAACTGCAAATGCCCACCCGTGAATGTACGCCGACTCCcataaaaataatagaaaatggGTTTTGTTTCCCGGAGGGGTAATGTGGAAATAAGTGCTTTGTCTcggcaaaatgtcattttgtccAATCGGGTGTGTAAACACGACTCTTACGAATTAGCATCGATAAATGTTCAATCAGCCGGCCGGCGCTAGGCTgggcgattatggaaaaaattCACCACGCGGGAACTTCGTTCGgcacgtttgtttgtttttcttccgtTCGAATGTTTCATGATCGTGAGAAGCCAAAACGGAAATCCCGATTTCGATTCATCGAGTCGGCACGTGTGCGAGAACAACGCCGCTCTTCTCGTGTTCaggaagcacatacctcgggtcgAAGGTTTTCGATCGCTTCCCGTCGATGACCTGCAAATGATTCTGCTTGTGACGTCTGTTTCTGAGGGAGAATTCAGGTCACTATGAATTCTGAATTTTGCGCTTGAAGGAACTCCATCGTGGAGGAGAGAAGTTTCGTTCCGTTCGAGGAGCTTTTGTTCGGCCGCATGTCCTTCAGAGGCTTCAACCCGGAAGTGGAGGTTTGACTGCCGGCCGGCGCCCGCGTCGGATGTGGCGCGGGAAGCGTCACGTTGCGCTTTTGTCTCGCGTGCGCAGAAGCTGATGGCGCAGATGAATCCTCGCCGGGCCCGACAGGAGGCGGACGTCGAAG contains these protein-coding regions:
- the kcnj11l gene encoding potassium inwardly rectifying channel subfamily J member 11, like isoform X3, translated to MVDLKWQHSLLIFTSAFLCSWMLFAMVWWLLAFAHGDLEPRRRAVVPCVTAINSFTSAFLFSIEVQVTIGFGGRMVTEECPAAIVVLIVQNILGLIINAVMLGCVFMKTAQANRRAETLIFSRHAVVAPRNGRPTFMFRVGDLRKSMIISATVQLQVIRRTVTSEGEVIPVSQLDVQVENPLRSNGIFLVSPLIISHTLERGSPLYDLSAHTLAAADIEVIVILEGVVETTGISMQARTSYTPEEILWGRRFVSVVSEEEGRYCVDYSKFGNTLPVRMSSLSAKELDQTRGVREGGAADAQPQGWGPVRAGRGGFRRGGRASEGAASRPWYDPDDEEAEPSGPEKAVRLEVIGRRTRD
- the cd59 gene encoding CD59 glycoprotein isoform X3; protein product: MGTFYGIRIRILFICQVCPKNTQGICLRSLEPLEYDNRQSIDRERFGDMKTLTKNSHWAIKGCSLSGRRGQRRLDVRVFTHPRGWRVESIGAEEEETMPRADRLPVPVPVLVLVLTMTTFVQRGGALRCYRCSDYTGRCDDVHECAYEDACLTLGVQGGKTVRQCIRYTDCDNSRLSQMFPSMSSFSYRCCNNNLCNSSGAVGVATPGPLLLIGWLLSALAPWL
- the cd59 gene encoding CD59 glycoprotein isoform X1; translated protein: MVSVRVLTTFSLKETETSSLHLHFLFSSICVCAREATKQEEVDRHVNPRWLPACLCALNPCAAFAFVLSEITDWERLARSFQRSFRTASTDVSNSARSPSAGLDRAFAGLDRASGSLRSVSGRRGQRRLDVRVFTHPRGWRVESIGAEEEETMPRADRLPVPVPVLVLVLTMTTFVQRGGALRCYRCSDYTGRCDDVHECAYEDACLTLGVQGGKTVRQCIRYTDCDNSRLSQMFPSMSSFSYRCCNNNLCNSSGAVGVATPGPLLLIGWLLSALAPWL
- the cd59 gene encoding CD59 glycoprotein isoform X2 produces the protein MVSVRVLTTFSLKETETSSLHLHFLFSSICVCAREATKQEEVDRHVNPRWLPACLCALNPCAAFAFVLSEITDWERLARSFQRSFRTASTDVSNSARSPSAGLDRAFAGLDRASGSLRSVSGRRGQRRLDVRVFTHPRGWRVESIGAEEEETMPRADRLPVPVPVLVLVLTMTTFVQRGGKTVRQCIRYTDCDNSRLSQMFPSMSSFSYRCCNNNLCNSSGAVGVATPGPLLLIGWLLSALAPWL
- the snx20 gene encoding sorting nexin-20 isoform X3: MRRSTGDGDTFCARLGGHLLTLSSHTHGIVCARVSGGGSHLTTGELQQQFREMKNSDTRPKLLFHVSDAQRDGRRAGCAHVEVALLSTGTFSPRHVTVGRSYADFSRFHRRLKTEFGEELEGVEPPGPRLCGRGLAPQEYLSRAFAVCGHSPLFAQFLTERERAGAAALMRAGRYADALEHLGSVLAVHEKLLPWQRVYPASRPKIAGPATRVRTSGTEDE
- the snx20 gene encoding sorting nexin-20 isoform X1 produces the protein MRRSTGDGDTFCARLGGHLLTLSSHTHGIVCARVSGGGSHLTTGELQQQFREMKNSDTRPKLLFHVSDAQRDGRRAGCAHVEVALLSTGTFSPRHVTVGRSYADFSRFHRRLKTEFGEELEGVEPPGPRLCGRGLAPQEYLSRAFAVCGHSPLFAQFLTERERAGAAALMRAGRYADALEHLGSVLAVHEKLLPWQRQTSTTAAVPALAAAAVCHRDLGRPREALAAARRALPPVRRYGMRRYRAPLLRLLVDWEHGAGRPAARLQEELTAAEDGRPASARSLKEVALEDLAD
- the snx20 gene encoding sorting nexin-20 isoform X2; translated protein: MRRSTGGGSHLTTGELQQQFREMKNSDTRPKLLFHVSDAQRDGRRAGCAHVEVALLSTGTFSPRHVTVGRSYADFSRFHRRLKTEFGEELEGVEPPGPRLCGRGLAPQEYLSRAFAVCGHSPLFAQFLTERERAGAAALMRAGRYADALEHLGSVLAVHEKLLPWQRQTSTTAAVPALAAAAVCHRDLGRPREALAAARRALPPVRRYGMRRYRAPLLRLLVDWEHGAGRPAARLQEELTAAEDGRPASARSLKEVALEDLAD